CGAAGCCGAAGCCAAGACGTTGCTGGAGGCCAGCCTGCCGCTGCCGGCCTACGAGATGATCCTGAAGGCGGGCCATACCTTCAATCTGCTGGACGCCCGCGGCTCCATTTCGGTGACCGAGCGCGCGGCCTACATCGGACGCATCCGCAATCTGTCGCGCGGCGTGGCGCAGGCGTATTACGACGCCCGCGAGGCGCTGGGCTTCCCGATGTGTCGCAAGGACTGACCTGTTTGCCTATGCTGTTAGGACCGGCGGCCGGGGCCGCCAGGCCTGACAGGGGATGGATATGAGAATCAAAGCCGCGCTCTGGCTGATGTTGGCGCTGCCGGCATGGGTCCAGCCCCAGCCCGCCGCAGACTGGGTGGTGTATCAGGACGGCGCCCAGCTGCAGTTGGCGATAGACGGCAACGCGTTGTGGCTGGGCAAGGACGGGCTGGTGCATTTCATCAACCAGGAACGCTTCGCCAAGCAGCGCTACGAGAAATCGTACCGGCTTCATTTTTATATCCGACGCACCACCGGTTACGCCGATTGCAAGCAGTACCAGTACGTGTTTGTCGGTTCCGAGTATTTCGACAAGAACAACAAGCACCTGTTTTCCACCATGTTCCCGGTGCCGCGCCATGCGTGGAAGTGGCAGCCGGTGAGCCAGGATTCGGTCGCCCACACCATGATGAAGGTGATTTGCGACGCGGCCGGATCCGCGAACCAATAATCGAAACCGAAGAGAATGAACGCCACCCTGTTGATAGAACTCCTGACCGAGGAGCTGCCGCCCAAGGCCCTGCCGCGTCTGGCCGCGAGTTTTGCCCAGACCATCGCCGAAGAATTGAAGAAGGCGCAATTCGCCGCCGCCGACGCCGAGGCGGTGGTGTATGCGTCGCCGCGCCGCCTGGCGGTGCAACTGCCCGGCGTGCTCGCCGTGCAACCCGACCAGCACGTCACCCGCCAGGGTCCGGCCGTGGCCGCCGGCATGAAGGACGGCCAGCCGACGCCGGCGCTGGCTGGCTTCGCCCGCTCCTGCGGCGTGGAGGTGTCCGCGCTGTCCATCGTCAACAACGGCAAGCAGGACGTCTACGCCTATTCCAGCGCCAAGGCCGGCGAAGCGTTGTCTACGGCGCTGGCCGATGTGGTGACGCTGGCGCTGAAGAAGCTGCCGGTGCCCAAGTTGATGCGCTGGGGCGACTCCGACGTGCAGTTCGTCCGTCCGGTGCACGGCCTGATCATGCTGCACGGCGACAAGGTGATTGACGGCGAGGTGCTGGGCCTGAAGAGCGGCAACGCCACCCGCGGCCACCGTTTCCTGTCGCAGGGCGAAGTGAGCATCGCCAACGCCGACGCCTACGCCCGCGCCATGCATGAGCAGGGCAAGGTGATCGCCAGCTTCGACGCGCGCCGCGAGCTGATCCGCCACAAGCTGGCCGAGGCCGCCGCCAAGCTCGGCGCCACCATCGCCGCGCCGGACGAGCTGTTCGATGAAGTGGCCGCGCTGGTGGAGTGGCCGGTGGTGCTGGAGGCCGGCTTCGAGGCCGAATTCCTGAATGTGCCGCAAGAGTGCCTGATCCTGACCATGCAGCAGAATCAGAAGTACTTCCCGCTATTGGACCAGAACGGCAAGTTGATGAACCGTTTCCTGCTGGTGTCCAATATCGCGCCGCAAGATCCGTCCTTCGTCGTCGGCGGCAACGAGCGCGTCTTGCGCGCCCGCCTGTCCGACGCCAAGTTCTTCTTCGAGCAGGACAAGAAGCATCGTCTGGACAGCCGGCTGCCGCGTCTGGCAAATGTGGTGTACCACAACAAGATCGGCAGCCAGCTGGAACGCGTCGAGCGTCTGCAAAGCATCGCCGGCGCCATCGCCCATTTGCTGGGCGCCGACGCCGCGCTGGCCGC
This genomic window from Chromobacterium phragmitis contains:
- the glyS gene encoding glycine--tRNA ligase subunit beta; the protein is MNATLLIELLTEELPPKALPRLAASFAQTIAEELKKAQFAAADAEAVVYASPRRLAVQLPGVLAVQPDQHVTRQGPAVAAGMKDGQPTPALAGFARSCGVEVSALSIVNNGKQDVYAYSSAKAGEALSTALADVVTLALKKLPVPKLMRWGDSDVQFVRPVHGLIMLHGDKVIDGEVLGLKSGNATRGHRFLSQGEVSIANADAYARAMHEQGKVIASFDARRELIRHKLAEAAAKLGATIAAPDELFDEVAALVEWPVVLEAGFEAEFLNVPQECLILTMQQNQKYFPLLDQNGKLMNRFLLVSNIAPQDPSFVVGGNERVLRARLSDAKFFFEQDKKHRLDSRLPRLANVVYHNKIGSQLERVERLQSIAGAIAHLLGADAALAARAAYLAKADLVTDMVGEFPELQGIMGMYYAQHDGEHAEVAAAIEGHYHPRFAGDTLPEGKIATAAALADKLEAIVGIWGIGLIPTGDKDPFALRRAALGVVRMALEADLDLKALLAAVAEAFPAGKLSANVADEVFGFMMDRLKNYLAADYKGDEIDAVLALQPSRIHEVRAVLAAVAGFKALPEAAALAAANKRVNNILKKAEGEVGVVDAALLQEAAEQALYAAVQELAPAVEAKFAAHDFSGALSQLASLKAPVDAFFDGVMVMAEDAKVRANRIALLASLAALFNRVADISLLAE
- a CDS encoding surface-adhesin E family protein, with amino-acid sequence MRIKAALWLMLALPAWVQPQPAADWVVYQDGAQLQLAIDGNALWLGKDGLVHFINQERFAKQRYEKSYRLHFYIRRTTGYADCKQYQYVFVGSEYFDKNNKHLFSTMFPVPRHAWKWQPVSQDSVAHTMMKVICDAAGSANQ